The genomic DNA TAGCTGTCATCGGAGAGATGAAGCAGATGTTATTTTCCATCAAATCAGAAGCCGAGCTATGGGTGCTAGCAGGAGCCAAGAGACTAGGTTGTTTATTTCCTGAGTAATAAAGCTTTCTAGTTCTGAACCTTTGCAGCTATCTATTTCTGTAATAGCGGCTGCGTATTTGTTGCTGCACATGTCTTGGCATTGCGCGTTGTAAAACACATCTTTTCCTACctattaatacaaagatacgcagctctcctgcgtattcgagaaaaaaagcaGCAATTGAAGGCTATGGCTGTGACTGGAGAGAGGGAGCAGCGATTGAGAGAAAGCACGAGCAGAGAGCAGAGCACAAAGGAGAGAAGTAGAGACTAGAGAGCAACGATTTTAGACAAAAGAGAGCGGTGATTTCTCTTTTAATAATTGAGAGTAGCGATTGAGAGAGCAGGAAGATAGGAGTAGATTGTGTGTTTTGTGTATtgcttttattatttttgtgtGGTTTTTTAAAAATCTGTAGATTCAATTTTGTGTGTTATATATATGTAACCACTCGATATGACCAATATGGGTGAAGTACAATTACTATATTTGCAACAATTGTTTTAATGGCTCTATAACCATGAAACTTATATGCAATAAAAATACACAATTAAAATTACTACCCGCAAATATAGTAATTAACTTATATGCAATAAAAATACACAATTAAAATTACTACCGCAAATATAGTAATTCAATAAATATTACCAGTTGCATATGAGGCAGTTAGCATGTTAGTTAGAAGATAATATGAAATATAGATGAATGAAAAATAGGGAGGCACAGAGAGATCGGTTGGAGTGGCTGAAATACATATGTTATATATactggtttggttttcattgtaACATTCGGTACTCACTTATCTTTACTTTTTATATAAAAGTAAAAATAAAATGTAACTTTATATTGTCTTCATCCATCACGCAGATAACCACGCAAACATTTACAGTAGTGAGACTATAATTATTTATTACTCTTTAGTTGTGCAAAaagttaaataaaaatatataaaatataaaatatttcaTGTTATTATAATCATATTAGTTGCATCCGTAGCAACACACGGGCATATTTGTTATTCAAAATAAATCTAGATTAGTCGGACAGATTATTTCAAAATGGTCCTAGCCTACGTCTAAATTCAACACCTTTGGGCCTAGGACACCCTTCCTTACCAAAGGAAATCACATGTTTATTGCGTCATGCAGAACAAATCCCATCGTCAACAGTGCACGATTTCAGGAACAGTAAGAGGGTGGAAAAGGACGAAGAATAATGTGACCAAGAATTCCGGTACGGCGCTGGATATCAACGGTGCAACTGTGCAAGACAAAGACGATGGCGATGGTCACAGAAACACACAAGCTCCAGAGTCCAGAGCGCAAAACGCAAACAAGAACGCTTACCGGCCGTGTCTCGCGCCGAGACACCATTGCTCGCCGCTGAGAATGGGAATGGACTCGCCACTGAGCCTCACCGCGCTGCTCGCCCTGTCGCTTGCCCTGCTGCTAGCGCTGCTCTACGCcgtgcgccggcgccgcggcggcgccggcacgaACCGGAAGTACCCTCCCGTGGCCGGCACCATCCTGCACCAGCTGCTCAACTACGACCGCCTGATGGAGTACCACACCGAGCACTCCCGCAGGCACCGCACCTTCCGCGTGCTCACCCCGGCCTGTAACGACGTCTACACCGTCGACCCCGCCAACGTGGAGTACGTCCTCAAGGCCAACTTCGCCAACTACGGCAAGGGGGCGATGATGCACGACGTGATGGAGGACCTCCTCGGCGACGGCATCTTCAACGTGGACGGCGCCAAGTGGCGGCACCAACGGAATGTCGCCAGCCACGAGTTCTCCACCCGGGTGCTGCGAGACTACAGCAGCGCCGTGTTCCGCGACacggccgccgagctcgccgccgtcgtggccaccgccgccggggggGAGAAGATGGACGTGCACGATCTACTGATGCGGTCGACGCTGGAGTCCATCTTCCAGGTCGGGTTCGGGGTCAGCCTGGGCGCCGTGTTCGGGTCCAGCGAGGAGGGCGCGGCGTTCGCCAGGGCGTTCGACGACGCCAGCGAGCAGGTGCTGTACCGCTTCATCGACCCGTTGTGGAAGGAAGGGCAAGAGGCTCCTCAACGTCTTGTCGGAGGCGGACATGAAGCGCTCCGTACGCACCATTAATGATTTCGTCTACGCCGTCATCGACAGGAAGATCGAGCAGATGGGCCGAGACCAGCAAGAATTCGTGAGCTCAAAGACTTCAGGCCCATGGAAGAAGCATATGCAGGTTCTGACAGGACATTGTCTCTCTCCTGCTGCAGGCCAAGAAAGAGGACATCTTGTCGAGGTTTCTGCTCGAGAGGCAGCAAGACCCCGGCTGCTTCGACAACAAGTACCTCCGGGACATCATCCTCAACTTCGTGATCGCCGGCCGCGACACCACGGCGGGGACTCTGGCCTGGTTCCTCTACGTGCTCTGCAGGAACGAGGCCGTCCAGGACCGGATCGCGGAGGAGGTACGCGCCGCCACCATGGGCGGCGACCGCGACGTCGGCGCCCATGAGTTCGCCGCGAGCCTGACGGAGGACGCCATCAGCAAGATGCAGTACCTGCACGCGGCGCTGACGGAGACCCTCAGGCTGTACCCCGCCGTACCCGTCGTAAGTTGGCACGCAGCGTAAGGTTTTAACATCACGCCATGACTAGACACGATTGGCGGGTGACGGATTTCAATTCGTTGGCGGCTACTGAGGTGCTGCTGCGGCAGGATGCCAAGTGCTGCTTGTCGGACGACACGTTGCCGGACGGATACGCTGTGAAGAAAGGGGACATGGTGAACTACCAGCCGTACGCCATGGGAAGGATGGATTTCCTATGGGGCGCGGACGCCGAGGAGTTCAGGCCGGAGAGGTGGCTCGACGACGATGGCGTCTTCGTCCAGGAGAGCCCCTTCAAGTTCACGGCCTTCCAGGTGCGTGTTCTGACACCATTTCGCTATACAAGCTACTGGGACCGAACTGGAAGTTACATGTTTGTCGTCTAGTTCAATTGCTCAATCTACAGGCAGGGCCTCGCATCTGCTTGGGAAAGGAGTTCGCGTACATGCAGATGAAGATCTTCGCGGCCGTGCTTCTCTACCTCTTCAGATTTGAGATGTGGGATGCCAAAGCCACCGTGAGCTACCGGCCTATGCTTCGCCCCGGCGATGAGGTGGGCGTCGTGCGGTCGTGCCTCATACCAGAAGTTCAACCTCTGCGGCTCTTCACCATGTAAAAGGAGAAGTGCGGCCTCTGCCCACGTGGAGGCATGGATAGTTATTaaatactccatccgttccaaattataagtcactAGCCTATCAACTATCATCCATTGCTCCCGCACaggctaattaaaattaatataaaaatgagatcaataattataattatgtaTCTCACACActttttcatcaattaaatattctaacacataccctaaaatatatatttattattatttagttacaatagatttcattttgcattctACCTCCACATGTATTCGATATATgtatttagttgaactatttatttgtgaattggtagtcttatctcttccatcatacataaatACATTGTGACACATCGTGGGTAGTATTgttatataaacaataatattattAATGATAGAAAttgtaatttagatttttatactgatactttaatattttattataattatataatttaaattcagatttaggagtaatttaacttctaataatgatataattagataatttatatgcaaatttaggggggctatttgtattataatgacataggtgggtaatttacacgaagattagggggttactttaatttttttataatggcataggtgggtaatttagatacatgtttagaggGTTAATTTAGTCTATCTTCataatggcagatgtgggtaatttataagaaaagataacagatccaatgtctattataattagagttgttagattgatggtatagtttgcttgtaaattgcgagacgaatctaatgagcctaattagactatgattagacactaaattactacagtaattgctacagtacacatgctctaatgatgaattacttagcctcattagattcgtctcgtagtttacaaacaagttatgtaattagttttataattagtctatgttcaatacttcaaatgtgtaaAGATTTCATTTTAAAAAGTTTGCAGGCGCAACTAAATGAGACCTGAGTTGTTTTGAACAAGTTTTGTAAACAACAATCTTGTAAAAATTATGCTGAAAAATTATCACGCAGATGTGTGGACGTGGTCCTAAGGGCACATACAACAGGTCGTCTGCTGCCGTAAACATGCAGAAAACTTTTGCAAAGACCCCCCCTCGCGACCCGCATTCACTGCAGACTCGGCTCGCCTACGACTCGGGCGCATGCTCCCAGGCTTCTCGCCGGCTGCCGACGCGCGCTGTAGAAGCAGCTGCGAGTTACCGACGGCGCCTCCGATCCGATGCGGGCACGCCTCCGTGCGGGAGTTCTCGGCGCAGTGGCGGAGGACCAGCATGGCAAGGTATGGCAATGGCCATACCTTGCTTTTTGATAAACTAGGAAGGTGACCCGCGCAAATTGCGCGGGTAGCTAGTATTTTTTATGTTGATATTTAAGTTTTATTACTTGAAGAAACGGGTGTATAGTTTCATTTAATTCTGTTATGGAAGTCCTAATGATCTAGACTGAAGATATCACCTATGTTTTCTTCACCATCATATTTTGTGCCTTATTCTTTTGGTAATATGGgtaagaagaaaaagggaacAGTTTATGTAGAGATATTTTTTAACTCAATATACACTTTAAAATTTCTTAACATGAGTATAATTTTTAATTATTAGCTGGTTATGTAAATTTTTGTTTCAGAGTCTTTGCTATGTGATAAATTCCTTAAACCATTAAAAGACGATCGAGATGAGTATCGATTAGAGATAATATTATTAATTTAattgagtttgaattttgaaatgaTACCTTAATGCACATAAGttagatcatctttttcttacgGTGATTGTACCTTTTTCCACCATTAATCATGCACCAGGATTAGCAACCTCATCGTTGTATTGGTAAGATACAACCCTTTCCTAACTAATTAATATAAGACTGTTCCACTCTAGATATTTCAGCTTCAAGTTGTGGAGTCGCTCCCAATTCAAACACCATTACTCCACAAAACTTAGAGTAGCTGTCTTCATAAATATGAAGGCCTCCCCTGCTAGTTCATGCATTTTTGTGGATTTGAAGGCCACGTAAAGTGGTGCTTCAGAAATTTGTGGAGATACACCTACCATGGAGATTCTGGAGTGGACCTGAAAAACTGGAGTGAAGCTGTCTCAAACAGGTCATGTGCTCACTTCGTCTCTCATCATTGCCTGTGGTCATCACAATGCCTCAGCTCGGTGATGACATTGATGCTCTGCTATGTTAGGGTGATACACGACCTCCTGACTCGATAGGGATTGTGTTGCGACGTGCGCTCTCCAAGTCGAGCACTAACTCTCATCACTTTCTAGATTGAGATTGCTTCTTAGCCCTACTGCCCTTCCTCTTCGATCTATCTTCTGATCGTGGAGGCTTCTCCAAATTTGTTGTCCAACTGCGCTTCTTCATGGCTAACACATTGCTTTCACCACGGTTGTCGTCATCGTCAGCCTCTTGAAATCTTGCCCTCTTTCATCATCATGTAGATTGCAATCGTGTCAAATCTCTACCATGGCCACACCATCCTCACATTTTTTTCTCATTTCTTAATTTTGATAGTAGTTGTTCCCCATGTGCTACCATCAATTTGTGCCTCTCCAAGTCTCCATGAtcgctccaaaaaaaaaatttagccCCTCTCAAAATTGTGCATAATCCCATTGCCTTCAAGTTTGAAACCACATCGCATCTACATAATACCTACACCAAACCATTGTTGTTTTCGAGAAAAAATGGTGTACCTCTTTATGCAAACTGTCTTCAAGAGATTTTTTGGCTTTGATTTTGATCCTTGCTACAGCGTGAGGATTTAAGGGGAAATATCCATTCGGCAAACAAAGCGTTGGAGGTAGTCGCTATGTATATATTTCCCAATAACAAATGGAGAAACAATAATATATTCTTCTTTTGTATTCTTTGTTTTGTGTATACCTTTACCTTTCATTCGTGATCAATTGAGCTGAGAATGATCGATGTAACAACTTAGCTTCTCTAAAAAAAATGCCACAATTGTTCTCTCGTTTTTAGCAAATTGAATCGTTGTATCTGGAGCAAAACATAACATGTTTTTGCTCTTATTCTCTGTTAAAGGGCTACACAATTGAACTTTTTCCCATGTTGCTCATAGCTAGGCTGCTTCCTCGTGCCTCGGATGCTTGGGAACAATGCTACATGGATCTCTACTGTGGGTATGCGTGCTCCTCGATTGAGGAAGCTAAAAATGTACCCGCAAAAAAGAGCTAAAATGTAttttagtttcatattttttgcaaGTAAAGAGAAAAGTTTATTAATTATTCAAACACTTCAGAAGGGGATTATACTATCCAAGCAATTAAAGATATTTATTGCTTTTAACGCTTCGGAGAGCGATCGTGCCATACTACGCTATGGTTTAGCAGCTTCATGGTCTAAACTAGATCATTTGTGATATTGTTCTGCTCTCTTTCACATGACTCGATACTAATTTTGAAGCATTCTTGCAATATGTAGCCTCTTGGTTGGTGAATAACAGAATAAGGATGGCGGCCCCTTATTTCGATAGTAGTGAATGACGGCCATACAGTCGGACTAAAAAATCTATGTAGGCTGAAAGTATGACTTTACATGTGTGATCCCCACTCACAAGGCCAATACCAGCTTGTGATTCTGCATAGAGACAACATCATCAACATTGATTTTGATATGTCCAGTATCAGTGTCAGGAGGCTCCCACAACAGCAATCTCCTCTCATCATGTCCCGGCCCTCAGGTGCAAGTGACGTTTGTTCTACTCTCCTGTCATGACTCATGTCCGGGCCTAAATTTTGTTGGACGGAACACAATCAAAGAATTTCAATGGGCCGCCAATAGTTACCTTAGAGCCTGATATTTCCTAATTGACTAATTGGATTTGGATACTATATTACaaaatatattcatgtataatgACAAAATAAGGACAACATACGCGTTGCTACAGCTGCCGGTCTACCTCTCCCTTATTTGGGTTGTTGTTAATCCAGGCTAAATCAGCTAACAGCTTCCTTCTCCCTATCACAGGATTGGACGGGCAAGTACACGTGCAGCGACCAGACCATGTGCCTGCCGTGATGCACGGCCTAGTGCTACCCGGCCGTTTGCTTTCTTGTCCGGCTAGAGCAGGGATGTTGCTGTTGTTTTGTCTCGCAGTTTACGCCGTGGCTCAATGCCTTGCAATCGTAGTAGCTAGGGCAAATGGAGTCGCCAGCCTTGCCTTTGCAAATGGAGTCGCCACTGTGTCCTGCATGAGCTTTGAGCGCACAAAAAATGGCCTAGCAGCGTGCAAGCTGATGAGGACCTTTTGAGATGCTGGCCGGCAGGCTTCTCAGTTCTCATCTCATCTACTCCTCCGTATCGTATACATCTTCGTGTCTCATCTCATCTACTCCTCCGTATTATATACATCTTCGTGGGGGAAAgagatagaaaagaaaaaggaaacataTATAAAAACAGTATGTATCACGTTGATGAATTGCTTATTTTTAGATTCCTAATCTAGTTATATTTATAATTTGTATTTGGCTTGGACTCTTTAGGTTACTATAGACccttagatcttcataaaatctgaTGATGCAAATCCTTTTCTTTTTAGATTAACACGGGAATTTCTATactctctcggcgaacgtggtgtcTTTTTTTTTAGCTTCTTCTAGTATTTGGCTTGGACTCTTTAGGTTAATATAGACCATTAGATTTTCATAAAATCCGATGGTGcaaattcttcttctttttagattaatgtgggaatttcttgaccctctcggcgaacgtgatgACTTCTTTTAGCTTCTTCTAACACtcccttattaatataatagatacaCTATATATGTAATTCGTCCTACCTTATTTTCTTGTACTCTAATGGATAATAAGTGCTCAAATTTGTTGTCTACCATACCTGAAATTTAATTCGTCCTCCGCTACTGTCTCGGCGTGCAGCAACCTCTGCTGCTTCTTCCGCCAAGGCTGAAGGCTCTTGCAAGGCATGTGGGAAGCGGCGTAGCGGCAAATCTCCAGAGGCTACGGGACCGCGCCGGGGAAGACGATGGCGGGGCCGCGATGGAGGACGACGGCAGTATTGCCGGCAGCGCGCCACTTTCCTCCACCAACggaagcacggcggcggcgcagatgcGGATGCCCAAAGTGGGTGCTGCAGCGGTGCTGTACCAGAGCAACTCCATCCACTCGTCGCGCTGCGAGGAGGATTCAAGTGCCGCCAAAGGTCGGACCTGCGGCTGGAGGTGCCCAGCAAGTTCCGGTGCCGCCATGGCCGTCCTTCCGCCCCACAACTGAGCTCCCATCATCTCTCGACAGCCAAAATCAAACTTCGGAGGGGGAGAGGTGGGAGAGATGGTGCGCGGGGAGGAGGGCTTTCCCCTGGGCTAGTCCGCCTGTGCCGGGaggggttcgccggcgctgctccAGGCCCGATTTGGCGTTGGCGTCGTTGTTGTCCGGAGGAAGAATAAGGGGAGTTGGTTGGTGAAGGAGAAAGAAGTGTAGGGGGTGTTTGATAAAATATTTGGGTTTAAGTGTGAAGGTGGAAAAGTTCTGGGGGTTTCGATGATAGGTTTGAGGACCTATTCGTGAGAAAAGGTTCTGCTCATGAATGTTGAAAAGTTTTAGGGTTCCAGTTGTGAaagtgttttttctttttcgttattgttttagaattaattgacgtgaactctgaaaaatcataacaaatcatagaaaaatactAAAATAACAAATCCAACTGTTCTGGACTCTACGAGAATAGCTTTACACATTCATGCCATTTGTTCACATAGTTAGTGTATGTTTTGGCTgggaataaaataaaaaataaaaggttGCCATCATGAAACGCTAATTCTCAGGATAGACGTTAATTAGCCTAATTCTATTTGTTTAACACTAGAGGTGTTATAGAGAAAATCGGCCATCAGAAATATTTGAATATGTGTATATTATACATGGTTATTTTAAGTCATACAAAATATTTGAATGTATTCATGTATGCAACAAAATAGCTACAAAGATCAATATGCACTAGATCACTATGAATTTGCGTGTCAAAGAATAAATTAATCACCTTGCAGAGAGCTAAAAGCTATCTGTTTAGCTGTCTGTTTGTGATAAAAAGACAGCAGCCGTCTGCAccgttgtacatgccctaatTGGTTGGCTGAAGAAGTTAAGCATACCAATTGTGTGAGAGCGTGAACTTTCACACAAATATTTCCGGACAAAATGTCCtgatgactattatgattagaaaTTAGGCAAAGTTACACATAACAAGTAGTAGAAATTAAGTTTATAATATTTCGTAGAAAAAACTTGGGAAAAAGGATTTTCACAAATAAGAAACTTGCTAGTTTTAGAAGGATACGAGATGTGCGATAAAATTCACCAACTGCGTCCTGACGGAGTGATTGTAGTTCCAGGGCAGGGTTTTGAATTTTGTTTGTCAAAAAATTTTGGACATGGCCGAAATCACcgaatttcgcgaaatttttgccgaaattcatttttagactatttttaaaaatactgtcggtaccctgtagcagggatacccactcccaCTGCAGCAAATCAGGGCCTGTGTAGTTATTCGTAACTACTCCCAAAGGACGgagcagccaggccccacggatcaggctcttacctcaccgggcaaacggccccggacccgttccccgcgaGGGataggtccggagacgccacgtgtccctgaggaagggaagctccgagctggcagccggggcctcggacccccataggggtccgggacctcctgcacCCGTCCGGACCCTCATGTGcagtagaaccaacataccgccgggggggggtccggagccgccacacgTCCTAGTGGCACGGGCACGGGTTCAAGCGCGAGCCTtctgctggaagactcgccctctcatcgcattcaatgctggtggttgaggcgtgctctgccaccacggcacgcggggcagcctttgtcaggcctcactgtgtaTCGCGTATTACCGagatacacagtgcagccgcacttgcacagagcccgtctgccgcattaatgggatacgacggcacggcacttttccatcatgccacctacgccgcaagctacacagcccgttcagctacgtggcaggcgacacCACTAGCTACATCTGgcaccgtttcgacaagacagcgcctggacatgctgaacgggggactccaggagcaggcaagggaatccaggagagagatctcctttgcctgcgacgccataatgtatgaacagtacgttattttatactacatcattgggcccacctgtcggggacccagcagccatgtacgcgcctcccttgagatataaaaaggaggcgctcgctgtacactaCAAGCGGAACAGACACACGACACACAGGCTCTCTCGAACTCTCTCGGAGCAAgtcaatacaacacacagtggatgtagggtattacgctccggcggcccgaaccactctaaatcttgttgtgttcatcgtgtttttgagcgagatcgaactagaaCTAGCTAatccccgagtacacaccctctgggcttaggcgggtgccttccgccacccgactgtggtttgcagcaccacgacaaatacttttaaatatatttaaattattatttccgaaattttcaaatttcgGAGAGGGGGCGAAATCACCGAATTTCGCGAAATTTCGTCAAAGAATGATGGGCAAGTGTGTGAAGACAAAGCCACGAAGTGTCATGTTTCGTGAGTGCTCGCTTCAAGACCGTCTCTCCCCAACTCCAATCCAAGGACAAAATTCAGACACCGTGCTTGGCTATCTTACCTGATCTGATATTTGTGGAGTCCGACAGTCCGTCAACGCAAGTGATTTTTTAATCGAGCCGCTCAGGCGCTCACCGTCACCGCCGGGCATGGACTCGCCACCGATCCAACCCGCTCTGCTCGCCCTGACCCTTGTTCTCCTCTTAGCAGCGCTCTACatcgcgcgccggcgccgcgcccgcggcgaTAACCGGAAGTACCCGCCGGTGGCCGGCACCGTTCTGCACCAGCTGCTCAACTTCGGCCGCCTGGTGGAGTACCAAACCGAGCTCTCCCGCAGGTACCGCACCTTCCGCATGCTCACCCCCGCCTGCAACTACGTCTACACCGTCGAGCCCGCAAACGTGGAGTACATCCTCAAGACCAACTTCGCCAACTACGGCAAGGGGAGCACGCTGCACGACCTCGCCGAGGACCTCCTCGGCGACGGCATCTTCAACGTGGACGGCGCCAAGTGGCGGCACCAGCGGAAGGTGGCCAGCCACGAGTTCTCCACGCGGGTGCTGCGCGACTACAGCAGCGCCGTGTTCCGCGACAcggccgcggagctcgcgggcatcgtggccgccgcggcgcggggcgcCGGGGAGAGGCTGGACATTTCGGACCTGCTGATGCGCTCGACGCTGGACTCCATCTTCAAGGTCGGGTTCGGGGTCAGCCTGGGCGTGCTGTCCGGATCCAGCGAAGAGGGCGCGGCGTTCGCCAGGGCGTTCGACGACGCCAGCGAGCAGGTGCTTCACCGCTTCTTGGACCCGTTCTGGAAGGCCAAGAGGTTCCTCAACCTCTCGTCGGAAGCGGCCATGAAGCGCTCGCTCCGCACTTTCAATGACTTTGTCTACGCCGTCATCGACAGGAAGATCGAGCAGATGGGAAGAGACCAGCAAGAATTTGTGAGCTCTGTGCAGCCCTGCCATGCTGGATCGCGCGCGCGCTCCTACGATTTTCTGACATGGTGAGGTTTCTCTCCGGCAGGCCAAGAAAGAGGACATCTTGTCGAGGTTTCTGCTCGAGAGGGAGCGAGACCCCGGATGCTTCGACAACAAGTACCTCCGGGACATCATCCTCAACTTCGTGATCGCCGGCCGCGACAGCACGGCGGGGACTCTGGTGTGGTTCCTCTATGTGCTCTGCAGTAACGAGGCTGTCCAGGACCGGATCGCGGAGGAGgtacgcgccgccgccacgggcgaCCGCGACGTCGGCGCCCAGGAGCTCGCCGCGAGCCTGACCGAGGACGCCATCGGCAAGATGCAGTACCTGCACGCCGCGCTGACGGAGACCCTCCGGCTCTACCCCGCCGTGCCCGTCGTGAGTTGATCCTGAACTCGGCAACTTCCTGGATTGCAGGTTTCACACCTCATGGCAGGACCGCAGGGCCTATGTTGCACCGATACGGGATACGGATACGCCGATACGGATACGGCATCTTCAAAAAATAAGGATACGCCGATACGGCGAGTATATATAGAAGCTGAAAAATAAATATGACAATGGATATACCTTGAGAAAACATAGTTCCATAACACATTTAAGATAGCATAATAATTTGTTCTTACAATAAAATTCTAAAGAGCAATAACTAATATGAGATAGCAAATCGCATTTAGCCACATTGACAACTTCCACCAGCACTAGCCATCTAGAAAATGGACCAAAAACGCTAGAACAGATTGAAAAACAATATAGATTTCAGCCATAAAGATGGAGAGATGGACTGATGGAGTCACGAAGGTTACAGTCCAATCCTAGATGCAATTTTGGACATACCTGAAGAACAGATGCAGTGATCGTCGGATGGAAGCGGCGGCCAGCTGGCCAGGCGTCTTTGAGACTCCGACTGTTTCCTGCTACAGTGCTACATGATATGAATAGATTAGGGTTAAGGATCGGCTGCTCTCCCTAAATGACTACTTAAGGACTTCACGTATACACAAATGGGCTGAATAAATGGGCTGTTGAGACGATGGGCTACAAACTGAGTGGTTATGGGCTACGAAGTATCGGTAGAGGTATCGAAGTGTATCGAAGAAGTATCGgaattaattttatttatttttttcctcgTATTTTCCGATACTTTGCCGATACGGTATCGAAGGAGCATCGGGGTATCGAAGTATCGGATACGTATCGGGATA from Panicum virgatum strain AP13 chromosome 7N, P.virgatum_v5, whole genome shotgun sequence includes the following:
- the LOC120682835 gene encoding cytochrome P450 704C1-like isoform X1, encoding MDSPPIQPALLALTLVLLLAALYIARRRRARGDNRKYPPVAGTVLHQLLNFGRLVEYQTELSRRYRTFRMLTPACNYVYTVEPANVEYILKTNFANYGKGSTLHDLAEDLLGDGIFNVDGAKWRHQRKVASHEFSTRVLRDYSSAVFRDTAAELAGIVAAAARGAGERLDISDLLMRSTLDSIFKVGFGVSLGVLSGSSEEGAAFARAFDDASEQVLHRFLDPFWKAKRFLNLSSEAAMKRSLRTFNDFVYAVIDRKIEQMGRDQQEFQAKKEDILSRFLLERERDPGCFDNKYLRDIILNFVIAGRDSTAGTLVWFLYVLCSNEAVQDRIAEEVRAAATGDRDVGAQELAASLTEDAIGKMQYLHAALTETLRLYPAVPVDVKCCFSDDTLPDGYAVNEGDMVHYQPFPMGRMEFLWGADAEEFRPERWLDGDGGVFVPESSFKFTAFQAGPRVCLGKEFAYRQMKVFAAVLLYLFRFEMWDANATIGYRAMLTLKMDRPLYVRASLRR
- the LOC120682835 gene encoding cytochrome P450 704C1-like isoform X2, which translates into the protein MDSPPIQPALLALTLVLLLAALYIARRRRARGDNRKYPPVAGTVLHQLLNFGRLVEYQTELSRRYRTFRMLTPACNYVYTVEPANVEYILKTNFANYGKGSTLHDLAEDLLGDGIFNVDGAKWRHQRKVASHEFSTRVLRDYSSAVFRDTAAELAGIVAAAARGAGERLDISDLLMRSTLDSIFKVGFGVSLGVLSGSSEEGAAFARAFDDASEQVLHRFLDPFWKAKRFLNLSSEAAMKRSLRTFNDFVYAVIDRKIEQMGRDQQEFAKKEDILSRFLLERERDPGCFDNKYLRDIILNFVIAGRDSTAGTLVWFLYVLCSNEAVQDRIAEEVRAAATGDRDVGAQELAASLTEDAIGKMQYLHAALTETLRLYPAVPVDVKCCFSDDTLPDGYAVNEGDMVHYQPFPMGRMEFLWGADAEEFRPERWLDGDGGVFVPESSFKFTAFQAGPRVCLGKEFAYRQMKVFAAVLLYLFRFEMWDANATIGYRAMLTLKMDRPLYVRASLRR